A genome region from Penaeus monodon isolate SGIC_2016 chromosome 14, NSTDA_Pmon_1, whole genome shotgun sequence includes the following:
- the LOC119581252 gene encoding cuticle protein AM1199-like yields MFTKAVICALLAMAAAAPQGYSVPTPAPTYGGGPVVPILVDNREGPDQFGNYNFNFETGDGINRQEQGAPQGELGAVASQGGWSFTFPDGTPAVFSFVADGAGYQPQSDLLPQPHPLPPHAIAQIEKARLEDAAAASGARPQYSAPPPPSTGYSFRR; encoded by the exons ATGTTCACG AAGGCAGTAATCTGTGCTCTCCTTGCGATGGCGGCTGCGGCGCCGCAGGGCTACAGTGTGCCCACTCCCGCACCCACCTACGGCGGCGGCCCCGTCGTCCCCATCCTCGTGGACAACCGCGAAGGACCTGATCAGTTCGGCAACTACAACTTCAACTTCGAGACTGGCGACGGCATCAACCGCCAGGAGCAGGGCGCTCCCCAGGGCGAGCTCGGCGCCGTGGCCTCGCAGGGCGGATGGAG CTTCACCTTCCCCGATGGCACTCCCGCAGTATTCAGCTTCGTCGCCGACGGCGCTGGCTACCAGCCCCAGTCCGATCTGCTGCCccagccccaccccctccccccccacgcgaTTGCGCAGATCGAAAAGGCCCGCCTGGAGGACGCCGCAGCCGCTTCAGGAGCGCGCCCCCAGTAcagcgcccctcctccccctagcaCCGGCTACTCCTTCCGCCGCTAA